Proteins encoded by one window of Lathyrus oleraceus cultivar Zhongwan6 chromosome 1, CAAS_Psat_ZW6_1.0, whole genome shotgun sequence:
- the LOC127086303 gene encoding methionine S-methyltransferase isoform X2, protein MGWTTPTVDDFLEQCSQSGDAAYAALRSLLDGLDHPDTRSQARIFLSHLQKRFPTKDSCDQCFHTYHFRIEDILLDQYEGYKGRNKLTMMVIPSIFLPEDWSYTFYEGINRHSDSIFKDRTVTELGCGNGWISIAMADKWLPAKIYGLDINPRAIKVSWINLYLNALDENGHLIYDEENKTLLDRVEFHESDLLSYCRQNGIQLERIVGCIPQILNPNPDAMTKMITENASEEFLHSLSNYCALQGFVEDQFGLGLIARAVEEGISVIKPNGIMIFNMGGRPGQAVCKRLFERRGFRITKLWQTKIIQAGDTDIAALVEIEKNSPHRFEFFMGLSGEQPICARTAWAYGKSGGSISHALSVYSCQLRQPNQVKVIFEFLKNGFQEISSSLDLSFEDDSVADEKIPFLAYLASILKDGSYFPYEPPAGSKRFRNLIAGFLKTYHHVPLTATNIVIFPSRNAAIENALRLFSPRLAIVDEHLTRHLPSQWLTSLALENMGTNGSLDDTITVIEAPRQSDLLIELIKKLKPQVVVTGIAIFEAVTSSAFVHLLDTTRDVGSRLFLDISDHFELSSLPGSNGVMKYLSGSPLPSHAAIICGLVKNKVYPDLEVAFVISEEESLFNALSKTVELLEGNTALISQYYYGCIFHELLAFQLASRRAPSERSCENVKSIDMIGFAKSAVSVLNNAELAIDEVENGSLIHMDVDQIFLPVPSPVKAAIFESFARQNMSESEIDVTPSIKNFVKSNYGFPIDSRTEFIYADNSKAIFNKLVLCCNKEGGTLCFPAGSNGNYVSSATFLKADTVTVPTDASAGFKFTEKTLTGVLGTVKNPWVYISGPTINPTGLVYSNKEIGEILGTCARFGARVIIDTSSSGLEFDCKGWGGWDLEGCLSNLNSSIKPSFCVSLLGGLSLKMLNGVLRLGFLILNQTVLVDSFYSYPGLSKPHSTVRYATKKLLDLREQKSSTLSDAIVEHTQILRSRSTRLKEVLEKNGWDVLESCAGLSVVAKPSAYLKKTIKIKLSSKGDAATTEITLDDSNIRNAILEATGLCINSGSWTGIPGYCRFNIALEENDFKKALDCILKFRQVALD, encoded by the exons ATGGGTTGGACGACGCCGACGGTTGACGACTTCCTGGAGCAGTGCAGCCAATCTGGCGATGCTGCCTACGCCGCCCTCCGATCCTTGCTCGACGGCCTCGACCATCCCGATACCCGTTCtcaagctcggatcttcctttcccATCTTCAGAAGCGATTTCCCACCAAAGACTCTTGCGATCAATGCTTTCACACCTACCATTTTCGTATTGAAGACATTTTATTAGATCAATATGAAG GATACAAAGGGAGAAATAAATTGACTATGATGGTCATTCCTAGCATTTTTCTTCCAGAAGATTGGTCCTATACATTTTACGAAGGGATTAATAGACATTCTGACTCCATTTTCAAAGACAGGACTGTTACTGAGTTAGGTTGTGGGAATGGATGGATATCCATTGCCATGGCCGACAAGTGGTTGCCAGCCAAG ATCTATGGCCTTGATATCAATCCCAGAGCCATCAAAGTTTCCTGGATAAACCTATACTTGAATGCTTTAGACGAAAATGGCCACCTCATCTATGACGAGGAGAATAAAACTCTCTTGGATAGGGTAGAGTTTCACGAATCTGATCTTCTATCCTATTGCAGACAAAATGGAATTCAACTTGAAAGAATTGTAGGCTGTATTCCTCAG ATTCTTAATCCAAATCCAGATGCAATGACTAAGATGATAACAGAAAATGCAAGCGAGGAATTCCTTCATTCTTTGAGTAATTATTGTGCACTTCAG GGTTTTGTGGAGGACCAGTTTGGATTAGGCTTAATTGCTAGGGCAGTTGAAGAAGGGATATCAGTAATCAAACCAAATGGAATTATGATCTTTAATATGGGAGGCCGCCCAGGTCAAGCTGTTTGCAAACGATTGTTTGAGCGTCGTGGTTTTCGCATTACGAAGCTTTGGCAAACTAAAATTATCCAG GCTGGCGACACAGATATTGCAGCCTTGGTTGAAATTGAGAAGAACAGCCCACACCGTTTTGAGTTCTTTATGGGACTCTCTGGAGAGCAGCCTATTTGTGCACGGACAGCTTGGGCTTATGGAAAGTCTGGGGGCAGCATTTCCCATGCTTTATCAGTTTACAGTTGTCAACTTCGTCAACCTAACCAG GTTAAAGTTATATTTGAGTTTCTAAAAAATGGATTTCAAGAGATCAGCAGCTCTCTAGATTTGTCTTTTGAGGATGATTCTGTTGCTGATGAGAAAATTCCTTTCCTTGCTTATCTTGCAAGCATTCTTAAAGATGGTTCCTATTTTCCATATGAGCCACCGGCCGGAAGCAAACGCTTCCGCAATCTCATTGCTGGATTTTTGAAGACTTATCATCATGTTCCACTCACTGCCACT AATATTGTCATTTTTCCTTCAAGGAATGCGGCTATTGAGAATGCTCTTCGCTTGTTCTCACCTCGGCTTGCAATTGTTGATGAACATCTGACTCGACACCTGCCTAGTCAGTGGTTAACATCTTTGGCGCTTGAG AATATGGGAACTAATGGCTCTTTAGATGATACAATAACGGTAATTGAAGCCCCTCGGCAATCAGACTTATTGATAGAACTAATAAAGAAATTGAAGCCTCAAGTGGTTGTGACTGGAATTGCTATTTTTGAGGCTGTTACTAGTTCAGCTTTTGTGCACCTCTTAGATACAACACGAGATGTTGGATCTCGTCTTTTCTTGGACATATCAGATCACTTTGAGCTATCCAGCCTTCCAGGATCAAATGGGGTCATGAAGTATCTTTCGGGAAGTCCTCTACCCTCTCATGCTGCAATTATTTGCGGACTGGTAAAGAACAAG GTCTATCCAGATTTAGAAGTAGCTTTTGTCATTTCAGAAGAAGAGTCCCTCTTTAATGCACTGTCCAAAACTGTTGAGTTACTAGAAGGCAATACCGCATTAATCAGTCAGTACTATTATGGATGTATTTTTCACGAGCTTCTTGCTTTTCAGCTTGCCTCTCGGCGTGCACCTTCTGAG AGAAGCTGTGAAAATGTCAAGTCAATTGATATGATAGGATTTGCTAAATCAGCCGTGTCAGTCCTTAATAATGCCGAGCTAGCAATTGATGAGGTGGAGAATGGTTCCCTGATCCACATGGATGTTGATCAAATCTTTTTGCCTGTTCCATCTCCTGTTAAGGCTGCTATTTTTGAGAGTTTTGCTCGACAAAACATGTCCGAGTCTGAAATTGATGTCACCCCAAGCATAAAAAATTTCGTCAAAAGCAACTATGGTTTTCCAATAGATAGCCGCACAGAATTTATATATGCTGACAATTCAAAAGCAATTTTCAATAAACTGGTCCTCTGCTGCAATAAAGAAGGAGGCACCCTCTGTTTTCCAGCTGGATCAAATGGGAACTATGTTTCTTCTGCTACATTTTTGAAAGCTGACACAGTGACAGTTCCGACTGATGCCAGTGCAGGTTTTAAGTTCACAGAAAAGACACTAACTGGAGTTCTTGGCACTGTGAAAAACCCATGGGTGTATATTTCTGGACCTACAATCAATCCCACTGGCTTAGTTTATAGCAACAAGGAGATAGGAGAGATTTTGGGCACCTGTGCTAGATTTGGTGCAAGAGTTATAATTGATACGTCATCCTCTGGTTTAGAATTTGACTGTAAAGGCTGGGGTGGCTGGGATTTGGAGGGGTGTTTGTCTAATCTGAATTCTTCAATCAAGCCATCGTTTTGTGTGTCTCTTCTTGGAGGATTGTCTCTTAAGATGCTCAATGGTGTTCTCAGACTTGGGTTTCTTATTCTTAACCAGACGGTTTTGGTTGACTCATTTTATAGTTATCCGGGATTAAGTAAACCTCATAGTACTGTTAGATATGCTACAAAGAAGTTGCTGGATCTTAGAGAGCAGAAATCATCAACTCTATCGGATGCTATTGTCGAACATACACAGATTTTGAGAAGTAGGTCCACTCGCTTAAAGGAG GTACTTGAGAAGAATGGGTGGGACGTACTTGAATCGTGTGCTGGCCTATCTGTTGTGGCCAAACCCTCCGCCTATCTCAAAAAGACTATTAAGATAAAGTTGTCATCAAAAGGAGATGCTGCTACTACGGAAATAACGCTCGACGACTCAAATATTAGGAATGCCATTCTCGAAGCCACTGGTTTATGCATCAATAGTGGCTCTTGGACTGGAATTCCTGGATATTGTCGGTTCAATATTGCACTTGAAGAAAATGATTTCAAGAAAGCACTGGATTGTATACTAAAATTCAGACAAGTTGCACTAGATTAA
- the LOC127086303 gene encoding methionine S-methyltransferase isoform X1 gives MGWTTPTVDDFLEQCSQSGDAAYAALRSLLDGLDHPDTRSQARIFLSHLQKRFPTKDSCDQCFHTYHFRIEDILLDQYEGYKGRNKLTMMVIPSIFLPEDWSYTFYEGINRHSDSIFKDRTVTELGCGNGWISIAMADKWLPAKIYGLDINPRAIKVSWINLYLNALDENGHLIYDEENKTLLDRVEFHESDLLSYCRQNGIQLERIVGCIPQILNPNPDAMTKMITENASEEFLHSLSNYCALQGFVEDQFGLGLIARAVEEGISVIKPNGIMIFNMGGRPGQAVCKRLFERRGFRITKLWQTKIIQAGDTDIAALVEIEKNSPHRFEFFMGLSGEQPICARTAWAYGKSGGSISHALSVYSCQLRQPNQVKVIFEFLKNGFQEISSSLDLSFEDDSVADEKIPFLAYLASILKDGSYFPYEPPAGSKRFRNLIAGFLKTYHHVPLTATNIVIFPSRNAAIENALRLFSPRLAIVDEHLTRHLPSQWLTSLALEQNMGTNGSLDDTITVIEAPRQSDLLIELIKKLKPQVVVTGIAIFEAVTSSAFVHLLDTTRDVGSRLFLDISDHFELSSLPGSNGVMKYLSGSPLPSHAAIICGLVKNKVYPDLEVAFVISEEESLFNALSKTVELLEGNTALISQYYYGCIFHELLAFQLASRRAPSERSCENVKSIDMIGFAKSAVSVLNNAELAIDEVENGSLIHMDVDQIFLPVPSPVKAAIFESFARQNMSESEIDVTPSIKNFVKSNYGFPIDSRTEFIYADNSKAIFNKLVLCCNKEGGTLCFPAGSNGNYVSSATFLKADTVTVPTDASAGFKFTEKTLTGVLGTVKNPWVYISGPTINPTGLVYSNKEIGEILGTCARFGARVIIDTSSSGLEFDCKGWGGWDLEGCLSNLNSSIKPSFCVSLLGGLSLKMLNGVLRLGFLILNQTVLVDSFYSYPGLSKPHSTVRYATKKLLDLREQKSSTLSDAIVEHTQILRSRSTRLKEVLEKNGWDVLESCAGLSVVAKPSAYLKKTIKIKLSSKGDAATTEITLDDSNIRNAILEATGLCINSGSWTGIPGYCRFNIALEENDFKKALDCILKFRQVALD, from the exons ATGGGTTGGACGACGCCGACGGTTGACGACTTCCTGGAGCAGTGCAGCCAATCTGGCGATGCTGCCTACGCCGCCCTCCGATCCTTGCTCGACGGCCTCGACCATCCCGATACCCGTTCtcaagctcggatcttcctttcccATCTTCAGAAGCGATTTCCCACCAAAGACTCTTGCGATCAATGCTTTCACACCTACCATTTTCGTATTGAAGACATTTTATTAGATCAATATGAAG GATACAAAGGGAGAAATAAATTGACTATGATGGTCATTCCTAGCATTTTTCTTCCAGAAGATTGGTCCTATACATTTTACGAAGGGATTAATAGACATTCTGACTCCATTTTCAAAGACAGGACTGTTACTGAGTTAGGTTGTGGGAATGGATGGATATCCATTGCCATGGCCGACAAGTGGTTGCCAGCCAAG ATCTATGGCCTTGATATCAATCCCAGAGCCATCAAAGTTTCCTGGATAAACCTATACTTGAATGCTTTAGACGAAAATGGCCACCTCATCTATGACGAGGAGAATAAAACTCTCTTGGATAGGGTAGAGTTTCACGAATCTGATCTTCTATCCTATTGCAGACAAAATGGAATTCAACTTGAAAGAATTGTAGGCTGTATTCCTCAG ATTCTTAATCCAAATCCAGATGCAATGACTAAGATGATAACAGAAAATGCAAGCGAGGAATTCCTTCATTCTTTGAGTAATTATTGTGCACTTCAG GGTTTTGTGGAGGACCAGTTTGGATTAGGCTTAATTGCTAGGGCAGTTGAAGAAGGGATATCAGTAATCAAACCAAATGGAATTATGATCTTTAATATGGGAGGCCGCCCAGGTCAAGCTGTTTGCAAACGATTGTTTGAGCGTCGTGGTTTTCGCATTACGAAGCTTTGGCAAACTAAAATTATCCAG GCTGGCGACACAGATATTGCAGCCTTGGTTGAAATTGAGAAGAACAGCCCACACCGTTTTGAGTTCTTTATGGGACTCTCTGGAGAGCAGCCTATTTGTGCACGGACAGCTTGGGCTTATGGAAAGTCTGGGGGCAGCATTTCCCATGCTTTATCAGTTTACAGTTGTCAACTTCGTCAACCTAACCAG GTTAAAGTTATATTTGAGTTTCTAAAAAATGGATTTCAAGAGATCAGCAGCTCTCTAGATTTGTCTTTTGAGGATGATTCTGTTGCTGATGAGAAAATTCCTTTCCTTGCTTATCTTGCAAGCATTCTTAAAGATGGTTCCTATTTTCCATATGAGCCACCGGCCGGAAGCAAACGCTTCCGCAATCTCATTGCTGGATTTTTGAAGACTTATCATCATGTTCCACTCACTGCCACT AATATTGTCATTTTTCCTTCAAGGAATGCGGCTATTGAGAATGCTCTTCGCTTGTTCTCACCTCGGCTTGCAATTGTTGATGAACATCTGACTCGACACCTGCCTAGTCAGTGGTTAACATCTTTGGCGCTTGAG CAGAATATGGGAACTAATGGCTCTTTAGATGATACAATAACGGTAATTGAAGCCCCTCGGCAATCAGACTTATTGATAGAACTAATAAAGAAATTGAAGCCTCAAGTGGTTGTGACTGGAATTGCTATTTTTGAGGCTGTTACTAGTTCAGCTTTTGTGCACCTCTTAGATACAACACGAGATGTTGGATCTCGTCTTTTCTTGGACATATCAGATCACTTTGAGCTATCCAGCCTTCCAGGATCAAATGGGGTCATGAAGTATCTTTCGGGAAGTCCTCTACCCTCTCATGCTGCAATTATTTGCGGACTGGTAAAGAACAAG GTCTATCCAGATTTAGAAGTAGCTTTTGTCATTTCAGAAGAAGAGTCCCTCTTTAATGCACTGTCCAAAACTGTTGAGTTACTAGAAGGCAATACCGCATTAATCAGTCAGTACTATTATGGATGTATTTTTCACGAGCTTCTTGCTTTTCAGCTTGCCTCTCGGCGTGCACCTTCTGAG AGAAGCTGTGAAAATGTCAAGTCAATTGATATGATAGGATTTGCTAAATCAGCCGTGTCAGTCCTTAATAATGCCGAGCTAGCAATTGATGAGGTGGAGAATGGTTCCCTGATCCACATGGATGTTGATCAAATCTTTTTGCCTGTTCCATCTCCTGTTAAGGCTGCTATTTTTGAGAGTTTTGCTCGACAAAACATGTCCGAGTCTGAAATTGATGTCACCCCAAGCATAAAAAATTTCGTCAAAAGCAACTATGGTTTTCCAATAGATAGCCGCACAGAATTTATATATGCTGACAATTCAAAAGCAATTTTCAATAAACTGGTCCTCTGCTGCAATAAAGAAGGAGGCACCCTCTGTTTTCCAGCTGGATCAAATGGGAACTATGTTTCTTCTGCTACATTTTTGAAAGCTGACACAGTGACAGTTCCGACTGATGCCAGTGCAGGTTTTAAGTTCACAGAAAAGACACTAACTGGAGTTCTTGGCACTGTGAAAAACCCATGGGTGTATATTTCTGGACCTACAATCAATCCCACTGGCTTAGTTTATAGCAACAAGGAGATAGGAGAGATTTTGGGCACCTGTGCTAGATTTGGTGCAAGAGTTATAATTGATACGTCATCCTCTGGTTTAGAATTTGACTGTAAAGGCTGGGGTGGCTGGGATTTGGAGGGGTGTTTGTCTAATCTGAATTCTTCAATCAAGCCATCGTTTTGTGTGTCTCTTCTTGGAGGATTGTCTCTTAAGATGCTCAATGGTGTTCTCAGACTTGGGTTTCTTATTCTTAACCAGACGGTTTTGGTTGACTCATTTTATAGTTATCCGGGATTAAGTAAACCTCATAGTACTGTTAGATATGCTACAAAGAAGTTGCTGGATCTTAGAGAGCAGAAATCATCAACTCTATCGGATGCTATTGTCGAACATACACAGATTTTGAGAAGTAGGTCCACTCGCTTAAAGGAG GTACTTGAGAAGAATGGGTGGGACGTACTTGAATCGTGTGCTGGCCTATCTGTTGTGGCCAAACCCTCCGCCTATCTCAAAAAGACTATTAAGATAAAGTTGTCATCAAAAGGAGATGCTGCTACTACGGAAATAACGCTCGACGACTCAAATATTAGGAATGCCATTCTCGAAGCCACTGGTTTATGCATCAATAGTGGCTCTTGGACTGGAATTCCTGGATATTGTCGGTTCAATATTGCACTTGAAGAAAATGATTTCAAGAAAGCACTGGATTGTATACTAAAATTCAGACAAGTTGCACTAGATTAA
- the LOC127086317 gene encoding pentatricopeptide repeat-containing protein At1g14470, translating to MSALNKNSIVLSKITNLRRLKQVHAQLVHQSLHHQNHWVALLLTHCTRLLAPSTYTSHIFHLASHPDVRLFTCMLKYYSHIAAHTPLLLSFFKYMLRHYSQIHPDASFYALLMKSAGNQSIFFLPHLLKSGHSRDHYVRNGILAMYSKYGPIQTARKMFDEMPHRTVADWNVMISGYWKCGDEDEATKLFYLMGQHSIRRNVITWTTMITGYAKKKDLKTARIYFDKMPERSVVSWNAILSGYAQGGAPQETLLLFNHMLSSGDVEPDETTWVTVISSCSSLSDPCLSEWIVRKLGNRIRFRSNYFVKTALLDMYAKCGNLEAAHKIFEQLGVHKYRSSGPWNVMISAYARVGDLSLARHLFDKMPHRDTVSWNSMIAGYTQNGESFMAIKLFEEMISSEDSKPDEVTMVSVFSACGHLGELGLGNWALSILKENHIRVSISGYNSLIYMYSRCGSMEDAALIFQEMVTRDLVSYNTLISGFAEHGQGLESIKLLSKMKKDGIEPDRITYIAILTACSHAGLMEEGQKVFESIKFPDVDHYACMIDMLGRVGRLEEAVDLIQSMPMEPHAGIYGSLLNATSIHKRVELGELAAAKLFKIEPHNSGNYVLLANMYALAGRWKDVDRVRDAMTKQGVKKTTGWSWLEHNS from the coding sequence ATGTCAGCGTTGAACAAGAATAGCATAGTACTAAGTAAAATAACGAATCTCCGTCGTCTGAAACAAGTCCATGCACAATTGGTCCACCAATCCCTGCACCACCAAAACCACTGGGTGGCGCTTCTCCTTACCCACTGCACACGCCTTCTTGCACCCTCAACCTACACCTCCCACATTTTTCATCTTGCATCACACCCTGACGTGCGTCTCTTCACCTGCATGCTCAAATATTATTCCCATATTGCTGCTCACACACCACTACTACTTTCTTTCTTTAAATATATGCTGCGCCACTATTCCCAAATTCACCCCGATGCATCTTTCTATGCCCTTTTGATGAAATCTGCTGGAAATCAAAGCATCTTCTTTCTTCCTCATCTACTCAAATCCGGACATTCTCGTGATCATTATGTTCGAAATGGAATTTTGGCCATGTATTCCAAGTATGGACCTATCCAGACTGCCAGGAAAATGTTTGATGAAATGCCTCATAGAACCGTTGCAGATTGGAATGTCATGATCTCTGGATACTGGAAGTGCggggatgaagatgaagcaaCTAAGCTTTTCTATCTTATGGGTCAGCACTCTATAAGGAGGAATGTTATTACTTGGACCACCATGATTACCGGGTATGCAAAGAAGAAGGATTTGAAGACTGCAAGGATCTATTTTGACAAAATGCCAGAAAGAAGTGTGGTATCATGGAATGCAATTCTATCAGGGTATGCTCAAGGGGGGGCACCACAAGAAACTCTACTACTGTTCAATCACATGCTTAGCTCTGGAGATGTCGAACCAGACGAAACAACATGGGTAACTGTCATTTCATCTTGTTCATCTCTTAGTGACCCTTGTCTTTCAGAATGGATTGTCAGAAAGCTAGGCAACAGAATAAGATTCCGCTCAAATTATTTTGTCAAGACAGCTCTTCTTGATATGTATGCAAAATGCGGGAATCTTGAGGCAGCTCACAAGATTTTTGAGCAATTGGGTGTGCATAAGTATAGGAGTTCTGGTCCATGGAATGTCATGATTTCTGCATATGCAAGAGTAGGGGATTTATCTTTGGCAAGGCACCTCTTTGATAAGATGCCACACCGAGATACCGTCTCTTGGAACTCAATGATTGCTGGTTATACTCAAAACGGCGAGTCATTCATGGCGATCAAGCTGTTTGAGGAAATGATCTCTAGTGAAGATTCAAAACCAGATGAGGTGACCATGGTGAGTGTTTTTTCTGCTTGTGGACACCTTGGAGAACTAGGTTTGGGTAATTGGGCTTTGAGCATCCTCAAAGAAAATCACATCCGGGTTAGCATTTCAGGATACAACTCTTTGATTTACATGTACTCAAGATGTGGGAGCATGGAAGATGCTGCATTAATATTTCAAGAAATGGTAACGAGAGATTTAGTTTCCTATAACACATTGATTTCCGGGTTTGCAGAGCATGGCCAAGGATTGGAAAGCATCAAACTACTGTCAAAAATGAAAAAAGACGGTATTGAACCGGACCGCATAACATATATTGCTATACTAACTGCATGCAGTCATGCCGGATTAATGGAAGAAGGTCAAAAAGTTTTTGAATCAATCAAATTCCCTGATGTAGACCACTATGCTTGTATGATTGATATGCTGGGTCGAGTTGGTAGATTAGAAGAAGCTGTGGATTTGATTCAAAGCATGCCTATGGAACCCCATGCAGGAATTTATGGATCTCTTTTAAATGCTACTAGCATTCATAAAAGAGTGGAACTCGGAGAACTTGCTGCAGCTAAACTGTTCAAGATAGAGCCGCATAATTCTGGAAATTACGTGTTGCTAGCTAACATGTATGCTTTGGCCGGTAGATGGAAGGATGTTGACAGAGTTAGGGATGCAATGACAAAACAGGGAGTGAAGAAAACAACTGGCTGGAGCTGGTTGGAGCACAACTCATGA